A region from the Cryptosporangium arvum DSM 44712 genome encodes:
- a CDS encoding amino acid permease yields MSDSEELARFGYEQSFERRTSRFASFAVAFAFVSIATGIFTTYGSVLNSSGPLGIWTWPIAVVGQLAVAFVLGSLASRIPVTGYAYQWTSRLANPVLGWIIGWISFMFLAVVVVAVDYTVASTVLPVLLDYTASPGITWAVTALILLGQGLLIGTSTRWTEKVNNTAVTAELIGMVLLTVLLLVVAAVRHRMDFDNLFSRGAVPAEGYWSFGDATTAGPWMLGFLLGAFTIVGFESAANLAEETNDPERVVPRAMWQAVLASGVLGFLFLVAVTLAAGDPVALAQSGTPIADVIRVTLGGVVSTLLLLLVVLAIFACGLVIMMTGTRLTWAMSRDERFPGWSHWKRISPRFGTPLRATVFYVVLAEVILGLFSAFSEDALFTLFGAATLLPAVIYAATVGLYLVKRRSLPANGKFDLGRWEIPVLVVAVVWLVFELALFRDAAFADAWLYVVVLLVIGAVYLGALLVTRGRGALALPEARSIDAELDRKAHA; encoded by the coding sequence ATGAGTGACTCCGAGGAGCTGGCCCGCTTCGGGTACGAGCAGTCGTTCGAACGGCGAACCAGCAGGTTCGCGTCGTTCGCCGTCGCGTTCGCGTTCGTGTCGATCGCGACCGGCATCTTCACCACGTACGGTTCGGTGCTGAACTCGTCCGGCCCGCTCGGGATCTGGACCTGGCCGATCGCGGTCGTCGGGCAGCTCGCGGTCGCGTTCGTGCTCGGGTCGCTGGCCTCCCGGATCCCGGTGACCGGCTACGCCTACCAGTGGACGTCGCGGCTGGCGAACCCGGTGCTGGGCTGGATCATCGGGTGGATCTCGTTCATGTTCCTGGCGGTCGTGGTGGTAGCCGTGGACTACACGGTCGCCTCCACCGTCCTGCCGGTGCTGCTCGACTACACCGCGAGCCCCGGCATCACCTGGGCGGTCACCGCGCTGATCCTGCTCGGCCAGGGCTTACTGATCGGCACGTCGACGCGCTGGACCGAGAAGGTGAACAACACCGCGGTCACCGCCGAGCTGATCGGCATGGTGCTGCTGACCGTGCTGCTGCTCGTCGTCGCGGCCGTGCGTCACCGGATGGACTTCGACAACCTGTTCAGCCGCGGCGCCGTCCCGGCCGAGGGCTACTGGAGCTTCGGCGACGCGACCACCGCCGGGCCGTGGATGCTCGGGTTCCTGCTCGGCGCGTTCACGATCGTCGGCTTCGAGTCGGCCGCGAACCTCGCCGAGGAGACGAACGACCCGGAGCGCGTGGTGCCGCGCGCGATGTGGCAGGCCGTGCTCGCCTCGGGTGTCCTGGGCTTCCTGTTCCTGGTCGCGGTGACGCTCGCCGCCGGCGACCCGGTCGCGCTGGCGCAGTCCGGCACGCCGATCGCCGACGTCATCCGCGTCACGCTCGGCGGCGTCGTCAGCACGCTGTTGCTGTTGCTCGTCGTCCTGGCGATCTTCGCCTGCGGGCTGGTGATCATGATGACCGGCACCCGGCTGACCTGGGCGATGTCGCGGGACGAACGCTTCCCCGGCTGGTCGCACTGGAAGCGCATCTCGCCGCGCTTCGGCACGCCGCTGCGGGCTACGGTCTTCTACGTGGTGCTGGCGGAGGTGATCCTCGGGCTGTTCTCCGCGTTCAGCGAGGACGCGCTGTTCACGCTGTTCGGTGCGGCCACGCTGCTGCCGGCCGTGATCTACGCCGCGACCGTCGGGCTCTACCTGGTCAAACGCCGCTCGCTGCCGGCCAACGGCAAGTTCGACCTCGGTCGCTGGGAGATCCCGGTGCTCGTCGTCGCGGTGGTGTGGCTGGTGTTCGAGCTGGCGCTGTTCCGCGACGCCGCTTTCGCCGACGCCTGGCTCTACGTCGTCGTCCTGCTGGTGATCGGCGCGGTCTACCTCGGCGCGCTGCTGGTGACCCGCGGCCGGGGCGCGCTGGCCCTGCCGGAGGCGCGGTCGATCGACGCGGAACTCGACCGGAAAGCCCACGCATGA
- a CDS encoding alpha-hydroxy-acid oxidizing protein, whose protein sequence is MSQPFGNYQNEIYLNGLSGVLPPSPMVFSELEERAQAALPPGIWSYVAGGAGDEHTQRANIAAFLRHGLIPRMFVGAAQRDLTVSLFGHTYPSPLFLCPIGVIGLCAQDGHGDLATARAAARTGVPMVASTLSVDPLESVAGEMGGTPGFFQLYTPTDREVAESLVHRAEKAGYAGIVVTLDTWVTGWRPRDLRTANFPQLRGHCLVNYLDDPVFRTRLARPPAEDPGGAILHWAGMFGNPLTWDDLPWLRSLTSLPLLVKGLCHPEDVRRAADGGVDGIYCSNHGGRQANGGLPALDCLPGVVEAANGLPVLFDSGVRSGVDVVKALALGATAVGVGRPYAYGLALGGVDGIVHVLRSLLAEADLTMAVDGYPTIADLTPEALRPVP, encoded by the coding sequence ATGTCGCAGCCGTTCGGGAACTACCAGAACGAGATCTACTTAAACGGCCTGTCGGGCGTGCTGCCGCCGTCCCCGATGGTCTTCTCCGAACTCGAGGAGCGGGCGCAGGCCGCGCTGCCGCCGGGCATCTGGTCGTACGTCGCCGGTGGCGCCGGTGACGAGCACACCCAGCGCGCCAACATCGCGGCGTTCCTCCGGCACGGGCTGATCCCCCGGATGTTCGTGGGCGCCGCGCAGCGCGACCTGACCGTCTCGCTGTTCGGGCACACGTACCCGTCGCCGCTGTTCCTGTGCCCGATCGGGGTGATCGGGCTGTGCGCGCAGGACGGGCACGGCGACCTGGCCACCGCGCGGGCCGCCGCCCGCACCGGGGTGCCGATGGTGGCGTCGACGCTGTCGGTCGACCCGCTGGAATCCGTGGCCGGCGAGATGGGCGGGACGCCGGGGTTCTTCCAGCTCTACACGCCCACCGACCGCGAGGTGGCCGAGAGCCTAGTGCACCGCGCCGAGAAGGCCGGCTACGCGGGCATCGTCGTCACGCTCGACACCTGGGTGACCGGCTGGCGCCCCCGCGACCTGCGCACCGCGAACTTCCCGCAGCTGCGCGGGCACTGCCTGGTGAACTATCTGGACGACCCGGTGTTCCGGACGCGCCTGGCCCGGCCCCCGGCCGAGGATCCGGGTGGGGCGATCCTGCACTGGGCCGGGATGTTCGGCAACCCGCTCACCTGGGACGACCTGCCCTGGCTGCGGTCGCTCACGTCGCTCCCGCTGCTGGTCAAAGGCCTCTGCCACCCCGAAGACGTACGCCGCGCCGCCGACGGGGGCGTCGACGGCATCTACTGCTCCAACCACGGCGGGCGCCAGGCGAACGGCGGGTTGCCCGCGCTGGACTGCCTGCCCGGTGTCGTCGAAGCGGCGAACGGGCTCCCGGTGCTGTTCGACTCCGGCGTGCGCAGCGGCGTGGACGTCGTGAAGGCGCTGGCGCTCGGGGCCACGGCCGTGGGCGTCGGCCGTCCCTACGCGTACGGGCTGGCGCTCGGCGGCGTCGACGGGATCGTCCACGTCCTGCGCTCGTTGCTGGCCGAGGCCGACCTGACGATGGCCGTGGACGGCTACCCGACGATCGCGGACCTGACCCCGGAGGCGCTCAGGCCGGTGCCGTGA
- a CDS encoding siderophore-interacting protein, which produces MSKKPRLMPENPRMFRANVVRTEQLTPSMQRVTVTGEELAAFPWRGFDHWFRFFVPLKHQESLVLPAFEGSTWWQPYLAIPEEKRPHCANYTVADFRPHAAELDIEFVLHRGRDGRLEGRAALWACSARAGDPLALLDQGVLFDPPADTSEYLIAADESGLPSTVAIVRSLPGDAVGRVIQEVPTRADRRVLDAPPGVEITWIARDDPDATPGRAALEAVREVTPAPDAYAFVVGESTLATEGRRHLVRSGLPKDRITFSGFWKHTGTPA; this is translated from the coding sequence GTGTCGAAGAAGCCCCGGTTGATGCCCGAGAACCCGCGGATGTTCCGTGCGAACGTGGTCCGCACCGAGCAGCTGACGCCCTCGATGCAGCGGGTCACGGTCACCGGGGAGGAGCTGGCCGCCTTTCCGTGGCGCGGCTTCGACCACTGGTTCCGCTTCTTCGTGCCGTTGAAGCACCAGGAGAGCCTGGTCCTGCCGGCCTTCGAGGGGTCGACCTGGTGGCAGCCGTACCTGGCGATCCCGGAGGAGAAGCGGCCGCACTGCGCCAACTACACGGTCGCCGACTTCCGGCCCCACGCCGCCGAGCTCGACATCGAGTTCGTCCTGCACCGCGGCCGCGACGGGCGGCTCGAGGGCCGGGCCGCGCTCTGGGCCTGCTCGGCCCGCGCCGGTGACCCGCTGGCGCTGCTCGACCAGGGCGTGCTCTTCGACCCGCCCGCCGACACGTCCGAATACCTGATCGCCGCGGACGAGAGCGGGCTGCCGTCCACCGTCGCGATCGTGCGTTCGCTGCCGGGCGACGCCGTCGGCCGCGTCATCCAGGAAGTGCCCACCCGCGCCGACCGGCGCGTGCTCGACGCGCCGCCCGGCGTCGAGATCACCTGGATCGCCCGCGACGACCCGGACGCCACCCCCGGCCGCGCGGCGCTCGAGGCCGTCCGCGAGGTCACGCCCGCACCCGACGCGTACGCGTTCGTCGTCGGCGAATCCACGCTCGCCACCGAGGGACGCCGGCACCTGGTGCGCTCGGGTCTGCCCAAGGACCGCATCACGTTCTCCGGCTTCTGGAAGCACACCGGCACACCCGCCTGA
- a CDS encoding VOC family protein produces the protein MACRIGELVFGCREPEVLARFWCEVLDFVVLDRESDGSIEIGARDGFGGSQPTIFFSVRDEPEPGKSRLHLDLNATDRDQDAELERLLGIGARFADIGQTGEESWHVLSDPEGNEFCLLKTRINPI, from the coding sequence ATGGCGTGTCGGATCGGGGAGCTCGTGTTCGGGTGCCGCGAACCCGAGGTACTGGCGCGGTTCTGGTGCGAGGTGCTGGACTTCGTGGTGCTCGACCGGGAGTCCGACGGCAGCATCGAGATCGGAGCGCGCGACGGGTTCGGTGGGTCGCAGCCGACGATCTTCTTCAGCGTCCGGGACGAACCGGAGCCCGGGAAGTCGCGGCTGCACCTCGACCTCAACGCCACCGACCGCGACCAGGACGCCGAGCTCGAGCGCCTGCTCGGGATCGGGGCCCGCTTCGCCGACATCGGCCAGACCGGCGAGGAGTCCTGGCACGTGCTCTCCGATCCGGAGGGCAACGAGTTCTGCCTGCTCAAGACCCGCATCAACCCGATCTGA
- a CDS encoding GntR family transcriptional regulator has translation MGTRINKSATAPRYVAIAGELRDRITQEKLAPHTLMPSERELSESYGVSRMTARHALSLLENEGYVYRRPPRGTFVAEPRVSFRIGSFSDEITRVGRRPAAVVLWAEEREPTPSARAAFDLVPGETVHALHRLRTADDEPIALETTYFPSALTPGLLGQPLTGSLWELLREHYRIVPTHARATIQSIVIDDASCTRLEVRTASRGILLTRRTFDDAGRCIEFARDVYRADRASFEVEAQIPVPI, from the coding sequence GTGGGAACGAGAATTAACAAGTCGGCGACCGCGCCCCGGTACGTGGCGATCGCCGGTGAGCTGCGCGACCGCATCACCCAGGAGAAACTCGCGCCCCACACGCTGATGCCCTCCGAGCGGGAGCTCAGCGAGTCCTACGGCGTCAGCCGCATGACGGCCCGGCACGCGCTGTCGCTGCTGGAGAACGAGGGCTACGTCTACCGGCGTCCGCCGCGCGGCACGTTCGTCGCCGAGCCGCGGGTGTCCTTCCGGATCGGCAGTTTCTCCGACGAGATCACCCGGGTCGGCCGGCGTCCCGCGGCCGTGGTGCTCTGGGCCGAGGAGCGGGAGCCGACGCCGTCGGCGCGGGCCGCGTTCGACCTGGTGCCGGGCGAGACCGTGCACGCGCTGCATCGGTTGCGCACCGCCGACGACGAGCCGATCGCGCTCGAGACCACGTACTTCCCCAGCGCGCTGACGCCCGGGCTGCTCGGCCAGCCGCTGACCGGCTCGCTCTGGGAGTTGTTGCGCGAGCACTACCGGATCGTGCCGACGCACGCGCGGGCCACGATCCAGTCGATCGTCATCGACGACGCCTCGTGCACGCGGCTCGAGGTGCGCACCGCGTCCCGGGGCATCCTGCTCACCCGGCGGACGTTCGACGACGCGGGCCGCTGCATCGAGTTCGCGCGCGACGTGTACCGGGCCGACCGGGCGTCGTTCGAAGTCGAGGCGCAGATCCCGGTGCCCATTTAG